The sequence GGCCATAGAGGAGTGCCTCTGACCAGAAGATGAAGATTTCTACAACTACAGCTTACAATGAATACaacacaataataaaataaaaaattatgaggATGACTAATGATGAAAGATAAACTACTATTAGTAGGATAGCTGAGAATGGTTGACATTGTGGTGATATTTGCTGCATGGAAACTTCTACAGTGAGGACCAGCTGGTCCTCACTGTAGAAGCGGTCTGCTATGAGAGCCTCCTCTTTGCATTATATATCTCCATACTGTATATGAACCCCTATAGCACAGGCCTATAAGGTCATGAGTTGCGATTCTACTTTGTAACTGTCTTCAAGCATCTTCTGTGTTCTCCATGGCTAACACCTCTTAACAGTGCTTGGCGAGATCAACTTGGATCTCAGCACCTCAGATGCTATTACGTCAGTCACACAGAAGGTGTGAAAGCgacttgtaactgaaaaaaaaaaaaaaaacaccaaaacccTAAAGCTGCTTTTCGCGTTGTCCTAGGCGCAGCTTCAGGTTTACTTATCAGAGACAGGAATCATGACCCAATTTAAGAACTTGCCGAGTCGAGTGAGATGCGCTCCTCACCACCCACTCACTACTAGGCAGTTTGCAGTCTCTAGTCTTCGCCTTCCATACCAGCTTCAGCTGGAATCTCAGGCATTTAAACATCAAGCAGATGAGGCGGGTGCTGTGTCGCTCGGCACTGTATCAGCCCAACGCTCTGGCAACTCGCTAAATTTCCCCACTACACAGCACACTTTTACAATGTAAGAGCTGTACCTGTGTATCCAGCCAGGGCAGCGGCGGGGATGACCGGCTTGTCCTTATTCAACTCGGCTCGGTCTCTCACATAGTCcttgaatgttcctttgggtttgtGATTGGGCAGTGCAGGTTGGTAGTCCTCAGAGTCAAAGCTGTCGTATGAGGGAACACGCTGGAGGCCGTTATAGGAAGACTGACTGCTCCAGGACTGGGCGAGACGGTCACAACTGTCATGGCTCTCAATGCTTTCAAATGACTCCTGTCCTCCGAGCTTACCTGTCCGGAAGATTGGCCAAAGTTAATAGAGCCGAATTGAAGGATGACATGATAAGTGTAGGCATCAGTCAAAGGGTACATCTACATGGGATGTATTTTGCTACAGAAAAGTTGCAATGGATCGCTGCCAAAGTCTGCATGGGTTACACAGATTTCACCCTGTGCCCTGCAACGAGTGAAATCCGCAGCATAAACTGACGCGTTGCGATATAAAATCTGCACAGCAGATTCAGTTGTTTAAAGCTTCTGCAGATTTTTCATCcgctttgctgctactgtaatatGTAAATAGGATTTTCCACATGCAATTCCGCTGCAGAAAATTGACAGTGGGTTCGCCCCGTGTGGAAATACCATAAAGGGATTAAGCGGCAGACATTGAGTGTTATGGCAGTACATATGGGATAAACTTCAATCATGCTGAAAATTTTCACTGCACAAGACAGCTGGAGAGGCACACTTAAAAAGGAGCTTtcactcctgacattcctgtttttaATAACTTaatgcattcctcatgtaataaccattctggagcatctattcttatggctctatgttgtaccattccagtctgcagtaagggtgcaGAGGGGGGGTAACCAGTTGGAGATGTGTACctgcagtctgaaaatggcagcactgattggatagagtaagTCTCTGCAggcacacacccccaactggttaccacccctctgtacccttactgcagactgctagcaattcattcataacttctagtagaaataatacaacatagagccataagaatagatgctccagaattgttattacatggggaatgcatgaagctattaaaacaggaatgtcaggagtggtgaaaggtcctctttaaaaccaaGGATGTTTGCCAAGTTACCATCTTCCAAGTCTACACTCATTTTAAACTGCCATATGCAAAGATTTCTGACTCCAATTAACTACACGCTAAGGTTACGGTTACATATGCAGCACGTAGTCTGTTCCGACAGAGGAAATGACTACTCGAGTTTACCATATCTAGCAGCGGATACTGACGCTTATGGCCGgatctccattgactataatgggatccaaggGGGATCGGGctgtttctggcataaatgccggCTTTCAACCggacaaatactgctgcatgcagtATTTCTTGCCGGACTGAAAGCCAGAATTTATGCCAGAAACCAGACAGCTCCTCATTGGATCATGTTATAGTCCATGGGGAtatccggctatgctggatatggtaaactctggtagtctgttcctctCCTGGAAGAGACATTGTGCAGCATACATGACCGTAATCTAAGAGGAATTCACAATGTTCCAATTTATTCAACGTTTCTACATTAAAGACAACTTCTGTCAGCCACTGATGCACAACAAGATTCTTTCAAATTGTTTTCAAATCTTAAGAATGTGGAAGTCCCTCGATATCTTTATTCCATCATGTTCAGTGATCGCCTGCATTCTCCCCTTCCCCCTCATGCGTTTTGGCAGAAGCTCTTACCTCGGCTGATCCGTCCCACACACATGTTATCTGGAGAAACAACCTCCTGTTTGATATTATAATAGTCTCCCTGGAGCGCGTCAGGCGGTAGGGGGTCTCGCAGGAGTGGAGAGGGGTAGTCAGTCTCATATTTTAGAGACAAGAGTTCTTCTGAGCTGATAGGGTGCAATGTCTGGTAGGATTCGGTGATGAAGCTGGGCTCTGAGAATTCGGATGGTGGGACACATTGTGGGTGTTCTATGCCGTAACCTGCAATACATGACATTGCTTACATCAGTCGCATCCCATCGTATTAATGAAACTTCTGCCTCACTGTTCTACAGCGCATGTTGCGAGTGACTTGTATGGAGTCCATGCTCAGGATGCATGTACACACTGACCGATACCAAACTGCATGGAAATACATGCATGTGCACGATTAcaaaatgttttataaaataCGTCTTTGGACAGAGCTTGCTGcttaatttttaaaaaacaaaGTCACAAACCTCCCAATGTAATGGCCTGTGTGCGCAAAGCCATAATGTCCAACCAAAAAGCTGGTTCAGACGGGCTCCAGCAATACTCACCGATGAAGTAGTCCGAGCTGTATCTGGACTCTGGGTACGCTGGGGCCAGCTCATTCGTTTGGTACAGTTTTGAGTCTTCTGAGCCAAAAAGGTGGAGAAGAAGATAAAAAGAAAGAAACTTGGTTACTGATAGCTCGTCCACAGTGAAGAGCAACCTCTTCTTCAGACCTGCATGACATAAGTGAGAATACGCCATCATTATATCTGACCGCACCATTAGGTCATACGACTGTGGCCCTGGTCAGACAATATTAGAGCTTCTATATGATCAAATCCAAGATTCCCAGTCTGATCCCTGCTCAAGAACGGAGGCCACGGTGGAAAAGATGCTGCACACAACAACCGACAGCAACTCAAAAGCGAAACCGAGCCATAATACGTTACCTTTCTGTAAGATTTCTAGGTGCTCCCATAATATGTCTCCTACAAAATCCGGCGCCAATTCCAGGAAACATTCCTTCCCATGCGCGCACAGCGCTGCCCCACTCATACGGAACTTCTGGAAGTCTAAACCCTTCAAGGAGAACTCGTTCACTGCCCACGACACCCAGTCCCTGACGTGAGCGTCTGTCCATTCTCGAGGGTCTGGTGGAGAGACAGAAGTGACAGTGTTCCCATCAGGCTTGGTACTATGAGTGACCCTACATTATACCCTAGAGCTAAAAGTAAGGGCACATTTAGACACACACAGAGCGAGcagacaattatcaggaagggACCGTTCTTTCCCCAAAAATGCCATTACTGGAAGCGAAGAGCTGCATTTGCATGCGTTGATCACCTTCACTGCTGCCATCATTCGTCCTCATACAGAGTCGATCTTTCTGGGCAGCATGGCAAAACCTGCTGCCCCAAAACGATGATTTAATGTGCTGCATGAGAGATCACTGCCCCCGATGAATGAGaggtttgctcattcattgggtgatcagcaGCACATTTACACGGGCAGATTATCGCAAACATGTGTTCACAGCAACgttcgttcctgataatctgcgcGACAACTGTGCGCTGTAAAtcctcctaaggctactttcacactggcgttttggtttccgtttgtgagatacgtttcagggcctgacacacaatgtaagtcaatggggacagatcagttttcactgacacaatgcaaaacggatccgccccccattgactttcaggggtgttcaagatggatccgtcttggctatgtgaaagataatacaaatggatccgttctgaacggatgtatGCGATTGCATTATctgtgtggatccgtctgtgcagatccatgaccgatccgcaccaaacgctagtgtgaaagtagccttagataccaCAAAATCTAAGAACTGACTGGGGGAAAAATTTACTTCTGAACTCATCTATATTATATGATCAGTCATGAGCCTCACCAATGGGGATGCCAAGACGTTGCTGCTCCTTGGTGAAGCCGCTGAAGGTGGCCCGAAGAGCCTGAGACATCATCTCCTTACTGCTGGGTGTCAGCAGGGGAACATCAGCGCACTCTATATCTGCAAGAGAGACACAGGTTACCAAAAGCACGTCGGGGATATCTGACATTTCAGCCCAtcctacattaaaggggttgtgcaaagtacgaaagttatcccctatccacaggagatATGGGGATCAGTGGAGGTCGAAGCGGTCGGATCTTCACCAATCAGTTAGTTCTTtcctatcctgtggacagggcAGAACGATCATACTTGGCATAATCCCTTTAATCACTTGCCCCTTACACTTGTTATAGAGATTAGATCATTATGGgccaaaatctctgcttgctgcacAGACCTAAAATTTCGCACACAGAtgagggtttgctacagttgCTTCCAGTCTGCACAATTCTCTGTGAGCTAAATACAGCAGCAACACAAATCTGAAACGCACTAGGGCAGGTAAAATGTATTAGTCCATCTCTCAGAAtaaaactgtaacaaaccctcagctgtgagcagATTTTCAGACTTTGCATATAGATGAGATGGTTTCTGTTCACCGACAGTGAGCAGAGGAAATGGTGATGAATTGAAGACTAAAGTAGAATACAACATTTGCAAATGGTATTAATTATGCTTTACTTGGACTGGCCCTTTAATAGCAAGGATAGTATAGCATGGATCCGCAGAGTTGATGAGCGTCTCCCACTACACGGGGTCACAGATCACACAGTCCTGTGCAACACGTGAGAGCGTTTTATTGGGAGATCGTCTCGAGGCCTCTAATAATAGAGACTCCTTCCAGGAACAGTCTGCTGTGTCACACACAGCTCCTGGCTGCCAAATGTTCAGCAGCTTCTACACAGAACTTGACAAACCCATATTTATCTCTAGGAACAAATGATTTGCCAGATTTCAGAGCCAAATCCGGAGCTGAGCATCCTGACACACCGCGCTGCGCAGTGCCAAGTGCGCAGCAGTGTGTCGCTGCCACATCCATTGTGTTTCCAAAAACTGCAGGGTTAATCcatgttttgggggggggtggggggttgtaTTAATCTGCACTGACTCACAACATGGCGTCACGACATGGGAAATTCCATAAAACGTAAAAGAATCCTATGTAAAGATGTCAAACGAGTAATCTGACCAGGAAAGACAATCAGTAATTATCTGTAACTAACATGATGGATCAGACAACCAGAAATCCGTTTCATCAGTGGTGACCTTCCTATGGACAATCCTCCCTATCATGGCAGATGTCTGCCCTCTCAGACCTCTGCTGGATCGGGGCTAGTTGTCCAGGCAGCAACTTCAGTGTCACCCAGGAAAACGGAAGAAAGCAGCACCCCCTTCGCCCCAGTACGAATGCATTAGATAGGTCACATCAGGGACagcacacggacccattgacttttaatgtgtttgttcacacatcggTGGTTTTCTATTGACCACGGGGGTCGGTGGAAAAATCATGGCGACATgcagaggtataatggaaagatttacaCCTGTTCTATGTCTTTTgaccctggttttggctcacaatcactaatggaaaaTCCCTGACCAAATTGCTGAAGTGTGAACTGACATCTCATTCACACTTCCGTGTCAAgtccgtgtatcatccgtgaAGGATCAGCGATGGGTCCGCCTGTCCGTCTTCCccctccgtatgtcatccgtaattcacagACGTTGcttagctgaaaattaatttcaagaGCATTTTCTATCAGTCTTCCGTGAAAAACCGTGGCATCCGTGCTGCGtctgtgattttcacggacccataaacttcaatgggcgtgcttggtccaCATCACAGATAAAAGTATGCACAtctccgggattttttttttttactgacccacagtcagtaaaaaaaatactgaaatgtgaacagacatttAAAAGCAgacatccgtgaaaaatggaagtGTGGACAAGGCCTAGTGCAAGAGAGTAATAACAGGAATGTCTAATATCAGTCACAAGTATGGATACAAGTGTATCTGCGGAATCCTAGAACTAGAGATCATGTGAAAGTAGTAATAATGGTGAGCAGATATTCTTCCCATCCTGAAAtcgctgataacaggagcaatagatcGCAGTCACTTGTCTTCTAGTCAGATAGCCGTACACTGTCCACACCGTTGTCCCCAATATATCAGTATAAAGGCTTCACCATACGGACTATAGCTGTTACTATCATGTCCATGTGCTGGGTTATTCATCAAAGGATTTCGCCGCCTCGGACAAGCTTAATGTCTGGAACGTCTCCAGCATTGTGGATAGTCGACCCCAAGTTTTCACAGAGAGCAGCTCAGGATCTGGGTGACTCAGATCATCTGTGAAGCATTCAGGGGCCGCATTTCATAGTCATGAATGTGGCCCCGCGAGCTGCACCAGGAATGTTCCTTTGTCCTTAATTAGCCCTTAAACCAGTCTGGACGAGGCTCAAGGACACCAACCCTGCATTGTGCAAAGGATGATTAAGATCTGAGAGACCTTGATGGCAGCGGACTGGATTCTGCAGGAATGTTACCGACTACTGCACCTCCCCGAAAACCAAATGTCGAGCCATAGAAGATGCATAAAATATTGGAAGTGGGTGCCAACACTAGGTCAcagggcagggctggccaacctgcagctctccagctgttgtaaaactacaactgtagtctgatagctgtaggcaggctgggcatgctgggagttgtagttttgcaacagctggagagccgcaggttggccatccctgtcatAGGGCAACCAAAAGTCAGAGCTTCACTTCAGGTGACACTTTCTCTGTAGATAAGTCACCCATGCCTTCACTTTCTTGCTCTTAATTTGAGTAATTGGGTAGAGTGGTGGGACATGGACTTTCcattaggctcagttcagacctgagcgttctgaaaggagcgctctgtatgcgcgattgtacgggcgtttacaatcgcgcatacagagacaagcgtacacacagtgtcgcgcgttcccgaaagtctatgtacgggaacgcgcgacaagcgcccaaaaaaacgctcctgtacttgtttgagcgtcgggcgtttta is a genomic window of Bufo bufo chromosome 1, aBufBuf1.1, whole genome shotgun sequence containing:
- the ETS1 gene encoding protein C-ets-1 isoform X2, which produces MKAALDIKPTLTIIKTEKPEYESYSCADIECADVPLLTPSSKEMMSQALRATFSGFTKEQQRLGIPIDPREWTDAHVRDWVSWAVNEFSLKGLDFQKFRMSGAALCAHGKECFLELAPDFVGDILWEHLEILQKDSKLYQTNELAPAYPESRYSSDYFIGYGIEHPQCVPPSEFSEPSFITESYQTLHPISSEELLSLKYETDYPSPLLRDPLPPDALQGDYYNIKQEVVSPDNMCVGRISRGKLGGQESFESIESHDSCDRLAQSWSSQSSYNGLQRVPSYDSFDSEDYQPALPNHKPKGTFKDYVRDRAELNKDKPVIPAAALAGYTGSGPIQLWQFLLELLTDKSCQSFISWTGDGWEFKLSDPDEVARRWGKRKNKPKMNYEKLSRGLRYYYDKNIIHKTAGKRYVYRFVCDLQSLLGYVPEELHAMLDVKPDTDE
- the ETS1 gene encoding protein C-ets-1 isoform X1 — translated: MKAALDIKPTLTIIKTEKPEYESYSCADIECADVPLLTPSSKEMMSQALRATFSGFTKEQQRLGIPIDPREWTDAHVRDWVSWAVNEFSLKGLDFQKFRMSGAALCAHGKECFLELAPDFVGDILWEHLEILQKEDSKLYQTNELAPAYPESRYSSDYFIGYGIEHPQCVPPSEFSEPSFITESYQTLHPISSEELLSLKYETDYPSPLLRDPLPPDALQGDYYNIKQEVVSPDNMCVGRISRGKLGGQESFESIESHDSCDRLAQSWSSQSSYNGLQRVPSYDSFDSEDYQPALPNHKPKGTFKDYVRDRAELNKDKPVIPAAALAGYTGSGPIQLWQFLLELLTDKSCQSFISWTGDGWEFKLSDPDEVARRWGKRKNKPKMNYEKLSRGLRYYYDKNIIHKTAGKRYVYRFVCDLQSLLGYVPEELHAMLDVKPDTDE